The Amycolatopsis sp. 195334CR genome includes a window with the following:
- the pucD gene encoding xanthine dehydrogenase subunit D, giving the protein MSTPIPTRSPQELDDTITGGIGESPLRPDGVLKVRGEFAYSSDLWHEDMLWGATLRSPHPHALITGIDTAAALAVPGVHAVLTHEDVPGENVYGLKYQDTPALAADRVRYQGEPVAILAADHPEIARQALKEIVVHYAVLEPITDPERAAHDTTLPKLHPDGNLVRYQRIVRGDPDAEADVVVSGVYEIGMQDQAFLGPESGLAIPAEDGGVDLYLATQWLHVDQRQTAKALGLPLEKVRLTLSGVGGAFGGREDLSMQIHSCLLALRTGRPVKMVYNREESFFGHVHRHPAKMYYEHGATKDGDLVYVRARMYFDGGAYASKTPVVVGNGTTLSVGPYNVPNAKIEGWGVYSNNPTCGAMRGLGAVQPTYAYESQMDKLAAALGMDPADLRIRNAMSEGSANVTGQVIDFPAPVAELVQRVKDMPLPPENRTSPVDIRELPGGASNTTHGEGVVRGIGYGVTIKNISYAEGLDDYSTARVRLELLGGEPVAMVHTAAAEVGQGLVTLQQQIARTELGVPRVTVPPADTGVGDAGSSSASRQTYITGGAVRNACRAVADRVFARAARQLGRSPEGMALSGGKLVASDGEVLAGLADILGDEAIEETREYHHRPTYPLDPETGQGDAHVQYGFSAHRAVVDVDTELGLVKVVQLDCAQDVGKAMNPDAVIAQIQGGSAQGLGLAVMEEIQVRDGKVRNPSFTDYLIPTVLDMPPMRIDVLERADPHAPYGVRGVGEPPTISATPAIANAIRAATGLELPRVPIRPEHITGT; this is encoded by the coding sequence GTGAGCACACCGATCCCCACCCGCTCTCCGCAGGAACTCGACGACACGATCACCGGCGGCATCGGGGAAAGCCCGCTGCGCCCGGACGGCGTGCTCAAGGTGCGGGGCGAGTTCGCCTACTCCTCGGACCTGTGGCACGAGGACATGCTGTGGGGCGCGACCCTGCGCAGCCCGCACCCGCACGCGCTGATCACCGGGATCGACACCGCCGCCGCGCTCGCCGTGCCGGGCGTGCACGCGGTGCTCACCCACGAGGACGTGCCCGGCGAGAACGTCTACGGCCTCAAGTACCAGGACACCCCGGCGCTGGCCGCCGACCGGGTGCGCTACCAGGGCGAGCCGGTGGCGATCCTGGCCGCCGACCACCCCGAGATCGCCCGGCAGGCGCTCAAGGAGATCGTGGTCCACTACGCGGTGCTGGAGCCGATCACCGATCCCGAGCGGGCCGCGCACGACACCACGCTGCCGAAGCTGCACCCGGACGGGAACCTGGTGCGCTACCAGCGGATCGTGCGCGGGGACCCGGACGCCGAAGCCGACGTGGTGGTGTCCGGGGTGTACGAGATCGGCATGCAGGACCAGGCCTTCCTCGGGCCGGAGTCCGGGCTGGCGATCCCCGCCGAGGACGGTGGGGTCGACCTGTACCTGGCCACCCAGTGGCTGCACGTGGACCAGCGGCAGACGGCGAAGGCGCTGGGATTGCCGCTGGAGAAGGTGCGGCTGACCCTGTCCGGGGTGGGTGGCGCGTTCGGCGGGCGCGAGGACCTGTCCATGCAGATCCACTCGTGCCTGCTCGCGTTGCGCACCGGCAGGCCGGTGAAGATGGTCTACAACCGCGAGGAGTCGTTCTTCGGCCACGTGCACCGGCACCCGGCGAAGATGTACTACGAGCACGGCGCGACGAAGGACGGCGACCTGGTCTACGTCCGCGCCCGGATGTACTTCGACGGTGGTGCCTACGCCTCGAAGACACCGGTGGTGGTCGGCAACGGGACCACGCTGAGCGTCGGGCCGTACAACGTGCCCAACGCGAAGATCGAGGGCTGGGGCGTCTACAGCAACAACCCGACGTGCGGCGCGATGCGCGGGCTCGGCGCGGTGCAGCCGACCTACGCCTACGAGTCCCAAATGGACAAACTGGCGGCGGCGCTCGGCATGGATCCGGCGGACCTGCGCATCCGCAACGCGATGAGCGAGGGCTCGGCGAACGTCACCGGGCAGGTGATCGACTTCCCCGCCCCGGTCGCCGAGCTCGTGCAGCGGGTCAAGGACATGCCGCTGCCACCGGAGAACCGGACGTCCCCGGTGGACATCCGCGAACTGCCGGGCGGGGCGTCGAACACCACGCACGGCGAAGGCGTGGTCCGCGGCATCGGGTACGGCGTGACGATCAAGAACATCTCCTACGCCGAAGGGCTCGACGACTACTCGACCGCCAGGGTGCGCCTGGAACTGCTCGGCGGCGAACCGGTCGCCATGGTGCACACCGCGGCGGCGGAGGTCGGCCAGGGGCTGGTCACGCTGCAGCAGCAGATCGCGCGCACGGAACTCGGTGTGCCGCGCGTGACCGTGCCCCCGGCGGACACCGGCGTCGGCGACGCCGGCTCCAGTTCGGCGTCGCGGCAGACCTACATCACCGGCGGTGCGGTGCGCAACGCGTGCCGGGCCGTGGCCGACCGGGTTTTCGCCCGCGCGGCAAGGCAACTTGGACGATCGCCCGAAGGAATGGCCCTGTCCGGCGGAAAGCTCGTGGCTTCCGACGGTGAAGTGCTGGCGGGGCTGGCGGATATCCTCGGAGACGAGGCGATCGAGGAAACGCGGGAGTACCACCACCGCCCGACCTACCCGCTCGACCCGGAAACCGGGCAGGGCGACGCGCACGTCCAGTACGGCTTCTCCGCCCACCGCGCGGTGGTCGACGTGGACACCGAACTGGGGCTGGTCAAGGTCGTGCAGCTCGACTGCGCGCAGGACGTCGGCAAGGCGATGAACCCCGACGCGGTGATCGCCCAGATCCAGGGCGGTTCGGCGCAGGGACTGGGGCTGGCCGTGATGGAGGAGATCCAGGTCCGCGACGGGAAGGTGCGCAACCCGTCGTTCACCGACTACCTCATCCCGACCGTGCTGGACATGCCGCCGATGCGCATCGACGTACTGGAACGCGCCGACCCGCACGCGCCCTACGGCGTGCGCGGGGTCGGTGAACCACCGACCATCTCGGCCACCCCGGCCATCGCGAACGCCATTCGCGCGGCCACCGGGCTGGAACTGCCCCGCGTGCCGATCCGGCCCGAGCACATCACCGGAACCTGA
- a CDS encoding (2Fe-2S)-binding protein: MRVNVTVNGEHRRADHVWEGESLLYLLRERLGLPGAKNACEQGECGSCTVYLDGVPACACLVAAGQAEGREVRTVEGLADGDELDPVQESFVERGAVQCGFCTPGLLVAAHDLIERNHQPSDAEIREALAGNLCRCTGYEKILDAVRLAAARKVEAAQ, from the coding sequence ATGCGCGTGAACGTCACGGTCAACGGGGAGCACCGGCGGGCCGACCACGTCTGGGAGGGCGAGAGCCTGCTCTACCTGCTGCGTGAGCGCCTGGGCCTGCCCGGTGCCAAGAATGCTTGCGAGCAGGGCGAATGCGGTTCGTGCACGGTCTACCTCGACGGGGTCCCGGCGTGTGCCTGCCTGGTCGCGGCCGGGCAGGCCGAGGGCCGCGAGGTGCGCACCGTCGAAGGGCTCGCCGACGGTGACGAACTCGACCCCGTTCAGGAGTCCTTTGTGGAGCGTGGTGCGGTGCAGTGCGGGTTCTGCACCCCGGGCCTGCTCGTCGCCGCGCACGACCTGATCGAGCGCAACCACCAGCCCAGCGACGCCGAGATCCGCGAGGCGCTGGCCGGGAACCTGTGCCGCTGCACCGGTTACGAGAAGATCCTGGACGCCGTCCGGCTGGCCGCCGCGCGGAAGGTGGAGGCAGCGCAGTGA
- a CDS encoding xanthine dehydrogenase family protein subunit M, with amino-acid sequence MDFLRPSTLAEALAAKAAHPEAVPLAGGTDVMVELNFDHRRPAALLDLGRVAELHEHAVVDGRVRIGASVPYTRIIAELGDRLPGLAMASRTVGSPQIRNRGSVGGNLGAASPAGDAHPALLAADAEVEVASVRGTRLVPVKDFYTGVKRNVLAEDELITAVHLRPATGPQQFSKIGSRNAMVIAVCAFGLALHPESGRVGTGVGSAAPTPRRAVDAEEFLAGELADRNHWTSPRALEDSVKRRFGELVAAAASPIDDVRGSAAYRKHALAVMARRTLDWAWQDYREGSWQACA; translated from the coding sequence ATGGACTTCCTGCGACCGTCGACGCTCGCCGAAGCACTGGCGGCGAAGGCCGCGCACCCCGAGGCCGTGCCGCTGGCCGGGGGCACCGACGTGATGGTCGAGCTGAACTTCGACCACCGGCGCCCGGCCGCGCTGCTCGACCTCGGCCGGGTGGCCGAGCTGCACGAGCACGCGGTGGTGGACGGCCGCGTCCGGATCGGCGCGAGCGTGCCCTACACCCGGATCATCGCCGAACTCGGCGACCGGCTGCCCGGGCTGGCGATGGCCTCGCGCACGGTCGGCTCACCGCAGATCCGCAACCGCGGCAGCGTGGGCGGCAACCTGGGCGCGGCCTCACCGGCCGGTGACGCGCACCCGGCGCTGCTGGCCGCGGACGCCGAGGTGGAGGTCGCCTCGGTGCGCGGCACGCGCCTGGTGCCGGTGAAGGATTTCTACACCGGGGTGAAGCGCAACGTGCTCGCCGAGGACGAGCTGATCACCGCGGTGCACCTGCGCCCGGCGACCGGGCCGCAGCAGTTCAGCAAGATCGGCAGCCGCAACGCGATGGTGATCGCGGTGTGCGCGTTCGGCCTGGCGCTGCACCCCGAGAGCGGCCGGGTCGGCACCGGCGTCGGCTCGGCGGCGCCGACCCCGCGCCGGGCGGTCGACGCCGAGGAGTTCCTGGCCGGTGAGCTGGCCGACCGGAACCACTGGACCTCGCCGCGCGCGCTGGAGGACTCGGTGAAGCGCCGCTTCGGCGAACTGGTGGCCGCCGCCGCGTCACCGATCGACGACGTGCGCGGCAGCGCCGCCTACCGCAAGCACGCACTGGCCGTGATGGCGCGGCGGACGCTGGACTGGGCGTGGCAGGACTACCGCGAAGGGAGCTGGCAGGCATGCGCGTGA
- the pucL gene encoding factor-independent urate hydroxylase translates to MAIVLGENQYGKAENRVVRIDRDGGRHEITDLNVSVSLSGDMTDTHLTGANDKVLATDTQKNTVFAFAREGIGEIEDYGLRLARRFVDTQPSIHAAKVRIESYPWARLEVGGRPSHHSFARSGGGTRTALITYDGERAEVTGGLTDLTVLNSTDSEFWGFPRDEYTTLAEVKDRILATAVSATWRFGTVDGVDWGKAFDTARASLLDAFGGTYSYSLQQTLYAMGTRVLENVPEIAEISLSLPNKHHFLSDLSAFGLDNPGEVFFAADRPYGLIEGTVRRDDS, encoded by the coding sequence ATGGCGATCGTGCTCGGCGAGAACCAGTACGGCAAGGCGGAGAACCGCGTGGTCCGGATCGACCGCGACGGCGGGCGGCACGAGATCACCGATCTGAACGTGAGCGTCTCGCTGTCCGGCGACATGACCGACACGCACCTGACCGGGGCCAACGACAAGGTGCTCGCCACCGACACGCAGAAGAACACCGTGTTCGCCTTCGCCAGGGAGGGCATCGGCGAGATCGAGGACTACGGCCTGCGCCTGGCCAGGCGGTTCGTCGACACGCAGCCGTCGATCCACGCCGCGAAGGTGCGCATCGAGAGCTACCCCTGGGCGCGGCTGGAGGTCGGCGGCCGGCCGTCGCACCACTCGTTCGCGCGCTCCGGCGGGGGCACGCGCACCGCGCTGATCACCTACGACGGCGAGCGCGCCGAGGTCACCGGCGGGCTGACCGACCTCACCGTGCTCAACTCGACCGACTCGGAGTTCTGGGGCTTCCCGCGCGACGAGTACACCACGCTGGCCGAGGTCAAGGACCGCATCCTGGCCACCGCGGTCTCCGCGACCTGGCGGTTCGGCACGGTCGACGGGGTCGACTGGGGCAAGGCGTTCGACACCGCCCGCGCGAGCCTGCTCGACGCGTTCGGCGGAACCTACAGCTACTCGCTCCAGCAGACGCTCTACGCGATGGGCACCCGGGTGCTGGAGAACGTGCCGGAGATCGCCGAGATCAGCCTGTCCCTGCCGAACAAGCACCACTTCCTCAGCGACCTGTCGGCCTTCGGCCTGGACAACCCCGGTGAGGTGTTCTTCGCCGCGGACCGCCCGTACGGCCTGATCGAGGGCACCGTGCGGCGGGACGATTCCTGA
- a CDS encoding PucR family transcriptional regulator, whose product MRLGALLDTPELGLTLLFGPDAREREFERVFTSTLSDPTRYLTGGELVLCGMRWLPAPADADAFVATLVQAGVVALGAGTAEAPGPVPDYMIESCRGAGLPLFEVPVSVSFATVSERVILGLAAERAGPGGLAGHRRLLAAVTAGGGLPALVEAGAAELGADCWVLSATGRVIAGTSDDPAGLDAAKRAQFARRYLMGERLPRVADGFTLLASANKAGHRMASWFVVVAGDHARWEPAQREVAAEFAALAGLERSRLDDAKRIENRLAEPLLRKVLSEGATQPELTSRLAAAGFSGGEQVLVLSAGVQGGGPGLAPVILDEVLAPFDGPALVGTVENETFGLLAVAEPADGLAERIREAVLLVEPALGSARLAVGMSRAPDAQALRPTITEARHARKLAELGPGRASVVAGDEVASHLLLLAAVPEELRRSFGAKVLGPLLSYDEAHGSDLVHTLKIFLENSGSWTQTAAELHLHVNTLRYRVSRISELTGRDLGRFADRVDLYLAGCFTREWGLQAGE is encoded by the coding sequence GTGCGACTCGGAGCCCTGCTGGACACGCCGGAGCTGGGGCTGACCCTGCTCTTCGGCCCGGACGCGCGCGAGCGCGAGTTCGAACGCGTGTTCACCTCGACGCTGAGCGATCCCACGCGGTACCTGACCGGCGGTGAGCTGGTGCTCTGCGGGATGCGGTGGCTGCCGGCGCCCGCCGACGCGGACGCCTTCGTCGCCACGCTGGTCCAGGCCGGGGTGGTGGCGCTCGGCGCCGGGACGGCCGAGGCGCCCGGCCCGGTGCCGGACTACATGATCGAGTCGTGCCGGGGGGCCGGCCTGCCGCTGTTCGAGGTGCCGGTGTCGGTCTCGTTCGCCACGGTCAGCGAGCGCGTGATCCTCGGCCTGGCCGCCGAGCGGGCCGGGCCGGGCGGGCTGGCCGGGCACCGCCGCCTGCTCGCCGCGGTGACCGCGGGCGGCGGCCTGCCCGCGCTGGTCGAGGCGGGGGCGGCGGAACTGGGCGCGGACTGCTGGGTGCTGAGCGCGACCGGCCGGGTGATCGCCGGTACGAGCGACGACCCGGCCGGGCTCGACGCGGCGAAGCGCGCGCAGTTCGCCCGCCGGTACCTGATGGGGGAGCGGCTGCCGCGCGTCGCCGACGGGTTCACGCTGCTGGCCTCGGCGAACAAGGCGGGCCACCGGATGGCCAGCTGGTTCGTCGTGGTCGCCGGGGACCACGCGCGCTGGGAACCCGCCCAGCGCGAGGTCGCCGCCGAGTTCGCCGCGCTGGCCGGGCTCGAACGGTCCAGGTTGGACGATGCGAAACGGATCGAGAACCGGCTGGCCGAACCGTTGCTGCGCAAGGTGCTCTCCGAGGGCGCCACGCAGCCGGAACTGACCTCGCGGCTGGCCGCGGCCGGGTTCTCCGGCGGGGAGCAGGTGCTGGTGCTCTCGGCCGGGGTGCAGGGCGGCGGACCCGGCCTGGCGCCGGTCATCCTGGACGAGGTGCTCGCCCCGTTCGACGGCCCGGCGCTGGTCGGCACGGTGGAGAACGAGACCTTCGGCCTGCTGGCGGTGGCCGAACCCGCCGACGGGCTGGCCGAGCGGATCCGCGAGGCCGTGCTGCTGGTGGAGCCCGCGCTCGGCTCAGCGCGGCTGGCCGTCGGCATGAGCCGCGCGCCCGACGCGCAGGCGTTGCGGCCCACCATCACCGAGGCCCGGCACGCCCGCAAGCTCGCCGAGCTGGGCCCCGGCCGCGCTTCGGTGGTCGCCGGGGACGAGGTCGCCTCCCACCTGCTGCTGCTCGCCGCCGTGCCGGAGGAACTGCGCCGCTCGTTCGGCGCGAAGGTGCTCGGCCCGCTGCTGTCCTACGACGAGGCGCACGGCTCCGATCTGGTGCACACGCTGAAGATCTTCCTGGAGAACTCCGGTTCGTGGACGCAGACCGCGGCCGAGCTGCACCTGCACGTGAACACGCTGCGGTACCGGGTCAGCCGGATCTCCGAGCTGACCGGCCGCGATCTCGGCCGGTTCGCCGATCGGGTCGATCTGTACCTGGCGGGCTGCTTCACCCGGGAGTGGGGGTTGCAGGCGGGCGAGTGA
- a CDS encoding TetR/AcrR family transcriptional regulator C-terminal domain-containing protein → MDVSRNACLECGRETGEPARTGRPRRYCSRSCQSRAYRRRRDHGRQANPRRTTSKTGELVDKAIALADAEGIGAVTLRAIAGTSLVEAQRAFGSRDKLVATMVQRLLTPPPRGTLTELAEAEWAAYRAHPWLVSVLASTRPPLVPAVLDTAGAMIDAFLALGFDPPTALSRYLALSAYVQGMALLLLSEHQEARTGQTYRTWWAAEARRLPRWTTELGGPPETADPGSWFRDGLDRVLDGLTRPPATPTPG, encoded by the coding sequence ATGGACGTGAGTCGAAACGCGTGCCTCGAATGCGGCCGGGAAACCGGCGAACCCGCTCGCACCGGACGCCCGCGGCGCTACTGCTCCCGCTCCTGCCAGTCCCGCGCCTACCGGCGTCGCCGCGACCACGGGCGGCAGGCAAACCCGCGCCGGACCACGTCGAAAACCGGTGAACTGGTCGACAAAGCCATCGCACTCGCCGACGCCGAGGGCATCGGCGCGGTCACCCTGCGCGCCATCGCGGGCACCTCGCTGGTCGAAGCGCAGCGCGCGTTCGGCAGCCGCGACAAGCTCGTCGCGACGATGGTCCAGCGCCTGCTCACTCCCCCGCCGCGAGGCACCCTCACCGAACTCGCCGAGGCCGAATGGGCTGCCTACCGCGCGCACCCCTGGCTGGTCAGCGTGCTCGCGAGCACCCGCCCGCCCCTGGTCCCCGCCGTGCTGGACACCGCGGGGGCGATGATCGACGCCTTCCTCGCGCTCGGGTTCGACCCGCCGACCGCGCTCAGCCGGTACCTGGCGCTGAGCGCCTACGTGCAGGGCATGGCCCTGCTGCTCCTCTCCGAACACCAGGAAGCCCGTACCGGCCAGACCTACCGCACGTGGTGGGCCGCCGAAGCCCGCCGCCTTCCCCGGTGGACCACCGAACTGGGCGGACCACCCGAAACCGCCGACCCCGGTAGCTGGTTCCGCGACGGCCTCGACCGCGTGCTCGACGGCCTCACTCGCCCGCCTGCAACCCCCACTCCCGGGTGA
- a CDS encoding GNAT family N-acetyltransferase gives MTLIVRPAEPSEFDAVLGPCVTAFADEAVSAWVVPDPVLRRERTLELFSTSLREAVEAGRLVVAFDGAFVAASIWFPWEGPVPEPDGDDRLATVLAATAARHPREPHVYLSSMAALPDRRGSGAGTALLRYGIQRAGGLPIYLEASTPRNRQLYLRHGFTDHGPPIPLPDNGPELQPMWRSPAGSGVGPAEAFPGFGLRQ, from the coding sequence ATGACACTGATCGTCCGCCCCGCCGAACCGTCGGAATTCGACGCGGTGCTGGGGCCTTGCGTGACCGCGTTCGCCGATGAAGCCGTCTCGGCGTGGGTCGTCCCGGATCCGGTGTTGCGGCGGGAGCGCACGCTGGAGCTGTTCTCGACTTCGCTGCGCGAGGCCGTCGAAGCCGGGCGGCTGGTCGTCGCCTTCGATGGTGCGTTCGTCGCCGCGTCGATCTGGTTCCCTTGGGAGGGACCGGTTCCCGAGCCCGACGGGGACGACCGCCTGGCCACGGTCCTGGCCGCGACGGCCGCCCGGCACCCGCGCGAACCGCACGTGTACCTCTCGTCGATGGCCGCCCTGCCGGACCGCCGCGGCTCGGGCGCGGGAACGGCCCTGCTGCGGTACGGCATCCAGCGCGCCGGCGGGCTGCCGATCTACCTGGAGGCGTCGACCCCGCGGAACCGGCAGCTCTACCTGCGCCACGGTTTCACCGACCACGGCCCGCCCATCCCCTTGCCGGACAACGGCCCCGAACTCCAGCCGATGTGGCGGTCTCCGGCCGGATCAGGCGTCGGCCCGGCGGAGGCGTTCCCTGGCTTCGGGCTCCGACAGTGA
- a CDS encoding phosphotransferase: MPTRTVDPGRLARWCVEQLGSPPAEELFSSGFLSAVIGLRLADGREVVVKVRPASPRLAACVEVQRRLHEAGYPCPRPLTGVAPLGDGVATAEAYLPGGAALPSAEHAAVGFAEAFAWLIRLAPRPDEVSTLDPPLSWADWTHGGLWPSPEDLDLNDVSGAEWIDDAGRRARDRLRTGESAAVIGHCDWLAGNLRWNGDTLLVVHDWDSITADSEAVLVGFAAALYSTVDADELATVEDTERFLDAYCRARGREFSTAELQHAWAAGVWTRAYDAKYQHAAGLPLTSLSEPEARERLRRADA, encoded by the coding sequence ATGCCCACGCGTACCGTCGATCCCGGCCGCCTGGCCCGGTGGTGCGTGGAGCAGCTGGGCAGCCCGCCGGCGGAGGAGTTGTTCAGCTCGGGGTTCCTGTCCGCCGTCATCGGGCTGCGGCTGGCCGACGGCCGTGAGGTCGTGGTCAAGGTTCGCCCGGCCTCGCCTCGGTTGGCGGCATGCGTGGAGGTGCAGCGCCGCCTGCACGAGGCCGGTTATCCGTGTCCGCGGCCGCTTACCGGAGTCGCGCCGCTGGGTGACGGTGTGGCCACCGCGGAGGCTTACCTGCCTGGCGGCGCGGCGCTCCCGAGTGCGGAGCACGCGGCCGTGGGCTTCGCCGAGGCGTTCGCGTGGCTGATCCGGCTGGCGCCACGGCCGGACGAAGTGTCCACTCTCGACCCGCCACTGTCGTGGGCCGACTGGACCCACGGCGGGCTGTGGCCGTCCCCGGAGGACCTCGACCTCAACGACGTGTCCGGCGCGGAGTGGATCGACGATGCCGGGCGCCGTGCCCGCGACCGGTTGCGGACCGGTGAATCCGCAGCAGTGATCGGCCACTGCGACTGGCTCGCCGGCAACCTGCGCTGGAACGGCGACACGCTGCTGGTGGTGCACGACTGGGACAGCATCACCGCCGACAGCGAAGCCGTCCTGGTCGGTTTCGCCGCCGCGCTGTATTCGACCGTGGACGCCGACGAGCTGGCCACGGTCGAGGACACCGAGCGCTTCCTCGACGCGTACTGCCGCGCGCGTGGCCGGGAGTTCAGCACCGCCGAACTCCAGCACGCGTGGGCGGCGGGCGTCTGGACCAGGGCCTACGACGCCAAGTACCAGCACGCGGCCGGCCTGCCCCTCACCTCACTGTCGGAGCCCGAAGCCAGGGAACGCCTCCGCCGGGCCGACGCCTGA